The Epinephelus lanceolatus isolate andai-2023 chromosome 21, ASM4190304v1, whole genome shotgun sequence genome has a segment encoding these proteins:
- the rsl1d1 gene encoding ribosomal L1 domain-containing protein 1, giving the protein MADTTPVVLDRAQVKKAVQALQAFLKTKSTSDALFLEDAQPISLLFTLWMVPREAQSIRIPLPHGQRPDTDEVCLFTRDEPKMTSDQTQRFYKKLLEEKGVKNITEIIPYSVLRTEYKPYEAKRRLLGNFDVFLSDDRIRRRLPSHLGKHFYERKKEPLSVNLQSKHLARDIQRVIQGTYLKVTNKGCCCMARIAHAGMTADEVTENIEAAVQTVVAKLRTKGPVMKLIHIKSQTSVALPIFTSDLNQLSELEKIKELARKKRGGKDKKEAEKNETENIKQTDATSEGKEEEEEEEIPQLVPMATPIKKPKLEKPSKEKQLEKAPKPAVARKEGKAPNKKTKTAGKTDSKAKRKVPKVK; this is encoded by the exons ATGGCAGATACAACACCGGTTGTCTTAGACCGAGCACAG gtgaaAAAGGCCGTCCAGGCTCTGCAGGCTTTCCTGAAAACTAAGTCCACCAGTGATGCCCTGTTTCTGGAAGACGCTCAACCGATCAGCCTGCTCTTCACCCTCTGGATGGTCCCGAGGGAGGCACAGTCCATCCGCAT TCCCTTGCCCCATGGCCAGCGGCCTGACACAGACGAGGTCTGCCTCTTCACCAGAGATGAgcccaaaatgacctcagaccAGACCCAGAGGTTTTACAAGAAGCTGCTGGAGGAGAAGGGAGTGAAAAACATCACTGAG ATCATCCCATACTCGGTCCTGAGGACGGAGTACAAACCGTATGAAGCCAAGCGCCGTCTGCTGGGGAACTTTGATGTGTTCCTTTCTGACGACCGCATCCGCCGCCGGCTGCCATCCCACCTCGGAAAACATTTCTACGAGAGGAAAAA GGAGCCGCTGTCTGTGAACCTGCAGAGCAAACATCTGGCCAGAGACATCCAGAGAGTCATCCAGGGCACCTACTTGAAGGTCACCAACAAGGGCTGCTGCTG CATGGCACGTATTGCCCACGCTGGCATGACCGCAGATGAGGTGACAGAAAACATCGAGGCTGCTGTCCAAACAGTGGTGGCCAAACTACGCACG AAAGGACCAGTGATGAAGCTCATCCACATAAAGAGTCAGACATCAGTGGCCCTGCCCATCTTCACCTCAGACCTGAACCAGCTGAGTGAGCTGGAGAAGATAAAGGAACTGGCTCGCAAGAAAAGG GGTGGCAAAGACAAAAAGGAGGCAGAGAAGAACGAGACAGAGAACATAAAGCAAACCGATGCCACCAGTGAGggaaaggaggaagaagaggaggaagaaatcCCACAGCTGGTTCCCATGGCAACACCCATTAAAAAGCCTAAACTGGAG AAGCCATCTAAAGAGAAGCAGCTGGAGAAGGCACCCAAACCTGCTGTagcaaggaaggaaggaaaagcACCAAACAAAAAGACCAAGACAGCCGGCAAGACCGACtccaaagcaaaaagaaaagtgcctAAAGTGAAATGA
- the LOC117247064 gene encoding transmembrane protein 238-like: MSTSVQVEPVMERRYEGVGRCKCSFWFAVAHDILGVFIMMVGVFGGLVIHDLFIYAGAIIIFLSLIWWVFWYSGNIDVPPEELEDDVGLIKLKNRGLSRVVRRVSDRLSSRIRNSFRRSGPSIKADPAVNNRPSNTGSEVPLSTIYDTTMASSSKELVRETLSI; the protein is encoded by the coding sequence ATGTCCACATCTGTACAGGTAGAGCCAGTCATGGAGAGAAGGTATGAAGGAGTCGGCCGCTGCAAGTGCTCGTTCTGGTTCGCAGTGGCCCACGACATACTCGGTGTCTTCATCATGATGGTGGGAGTGTTCGGAGGGCTGGTTATCCACGATCTGTTCATCTACGCGGGGGCTATCATCATCTTCCTCAGCCTGATCTGGTGGGTGTTCTGGTACTCCGGGAACATCGACGTGCCACCTGAAGAGCTGGAGGATGATGTGGGCCTGATCAAGCTGAAGAACCGCGGACTCAGCCGGGTGGTGAGGCGCGTGTCCGACCGCCTCTCCAGCAGGATCAGGAACTCTTTCAGAAGGAGCGGCCCATCCATCAAAGCAGACCCCGCAGTCAACAACAGACCTTCAAACACTGGTTCAGAGGTGCCACTCTCCACTATCTATGACACCACCATGGCCTCCTCATCTAAAGAACTTGTCAGAGAGACATTGTCAATATGA
- the LOC117246805 gene encoding uncharacterized protein LOC117246805, with the protein MSSAESLRELVTERLTAAAKEIFRAVNKTIVEYEQEIKRQRILLDIVWNPEIKLHRIELPQQHAFKEEEEGLTDQQLCVQERSSIVDQEGPEPPQVKEKHKTDDLKLAHTNEERDHSNDENLNFSTDDTSSEEKDSVFNMPVIISVVSEANSDHQFLSHNAHETEGHTQKGCEDKDAGLVRSAKPKPKKRHSHKTKSHSNNVDSRNLSEIRRNTPTPKKPLKCDTCGKDFKYNSILQRHLKTHTGKKKYTCRTEEEPVINMPDTTSVVSEADSDHQLLSDNSDEAESQTQEGGEHGDAGSIRSAETKLKKRCHKSKSDSNEKPFKCDTCGKDFKLNSRLQTHLKTHTGEKQYACKTCGKDFITNSALKVHTQRVHSGEKPYVCKTCGKDFTTNGALSVHIKRIHTGERQCVCKTCGKKFWDVSTLTVHMRSHTGEKPFSCKICGKDFTVRSALSSHMKRIHIGEKLHICKTCEKSFFALTGLKKHMMIHTGEKPYTCKTCGKSFRLSGDLKIHASTHTGVKPYPCKTCGTSFSRISALKKHERIHTGEKPFTCKDCGKCFRRSTHLTAHMRIHTGEKPYSCKTCGQDFARLETLLVHMRTHTGEKPYVCKTCGKTFTHHTNFNMHMKTHTGERPHTCKNCGKGFITSGDMRIHMIRAHTDRRPYACTTCGSAFKCYHDLRVHVRIHTGVKSCICKTCGKGFLDNARLKSHMRIHSGERPYKCKMCVKDFRHLNSLKRHMKSHAGE; encoded by the exons ATGTCTTCAGCTGAGAGTCTGAGAGAGTTGGTCACCGAGCGACTAACCGCTGCTGCTAAAGAAATATTCAGAGCTGTTAACAAAACTATCGTCGAGTACGAGCAAGAGATCAAGCGTCAGCGCATACTGTTGGACATCGTTTGGAACCCTGAAATAAAGCTACACAGGATAG agctcccacagcaacatgcctttaaggaggaggaggagggtctCACTGACCAGCAGCTGTGTGTTCAGGAGAGGAGCTCCATTGTGGACCAGGAGGGCCCAGAGCCTCCACAGGTTAAAGAGAAGCACAAGACTGATGACTTAAAGTTGGCTCATACAAATGAGGAAAGGGACCACAGTAACGATGAGAATCTGAACTTTAGTACTGATGACACAAGTTCAGAAGAGAAAGATTCTGTCTTCAACATGCCAGTTATAATCTCTGTGGTATCAGAAGCAAACAGTGACCACCAGTTCCTCTCTCACAACGCTCATGAAACTGAGGGCCACACTCAGAAAGGATGCGAGGATAAAGACGCAGGATTAGTTAGGAGTGCGAAGCCAAAACCGAAGAAGAGACACTCacacaaaaccaaaagtcacAGTAACAACGTAGACAGCCGTAATTTGTCAGAGATCCGCCGTAATACTCCCACACCtaaaaaacctttaaaatgtgacacatgTGGAAAAGATTTTAAGTACAATTCAATATTGCAGAGGCACCTCAAAACCCACACAGGCAAGAAGAAGTACACTTGCAGAACAGAGGAAGAGCCTGTCATCAACATGCCGGATACAACATCTGTGGTATCAGAAGCAGACAGTGACCACCAGCTCCTCTCTGACAACTCTGACGAAGCTGAGAGCCAAACTCAGGAAGGAGGAGAGCATGGAGACGCAGGATCAATCAGGAGTGCGGAGacaaaactaaagaagagatgCCACAAAAGCAAAAGTGACAGTAATGAAAAACCCTTCAAATGTGACACGTGCGGGAAAGATTTTAAGCTCAATTCACGACTGCAGACACACCTCAAaacccacacaggtgagaagcagTATGCTTGCAAGACCTGTGGAAAAGATTTCATAACAAATAGTGCCCTGAAGGTCCACACTCAAAGGGTCCActcaggtgagaagccgtatgtTTGCAAAACGTGTGGAAAAGATTTCACAACAAACGGTGCCTTGTCGGTCCACATTAaaagaatccacacaggtgagaggcAGTGCGTTTGCAAGACCTGTGGGAAAAAATTCTGGGATGTTTCAACATTGACAGTCCACATGAGAAGCCACACTGGTGAGAAGCCATTCTCTTGCAAAATATGTGGGAAAGATTTCACAGTACGTTCTGCTTTGTCATCCCACATGAAAAGAATCCACATAGGTGAGAAGCTGCACATTTGCAAGACCTGCGAGAAAAGCTTCTTTGCCCTTACAGGCTTGAAAAAGCACATGATGATCCACACTGGTGAGAAGCCGTATACgtgcaaaacatgtgggaaaaGTTTCAGACTTAGTGGGGACCTGAAAATCCACGCAAGTACCCACACAGGTGTGAAGCCGTACCCTTGCAAGACCTGCGGGACCTCCTTCTCACGCATTTCAGCATTGAAAAAACACGAAAGGATCCACACTGGTGAGAAGCCATTTACTTGCAAAGATTGTGGGAAATGTTTCAGACGTAGCACTCACTTGACAGCccacatgagaatccacacaggtgagaagccatattcttgcaaaacatgtggaCAAGATTTTGCGCGTTTGGAAACCTTGTTGGTCCACATGAGgacccacacaggtgagaagccgtacgTTTGCAAGACCTGCGGGAAAACATTCACCCACCATACAAACTTTAACATGCATATGAAAACCCACACTGGTGAGAGACCGCATACTTGCAAAAACTGTGGAAAAGGTTTCATAACTAGTGGTGACATGAGAATCCATATGATACGAGCCCACACTGATAGGAGGCCGTACGCTTGCACGACATGTGGCAGCGCTTTCAAATGTTATCATGACCTTAGAGTCCACGTGAGAATCCACACAGGCGTGAAGTCGTGCATTTGCAAGACCTGCGGGAAAGGATTCTTGGACAATGCAAGATTGAAAAGCCACATGAGAATCCACAGTGGTGAGAGACCATATAAGTGCAAAATGTGTGTCAAAGATTTCAGACATCTTAATTCCCTGAAAAGACACATGAAAAGCCACGCTGGTGAGTAG